The following are from one region of the Rhinoraja longicauda isolate Sanriku21f chromosome 33, sRhiLon1.1, whole genome shotgun sequence genome:
- the arpp19a gene encoding cAMP-regulated phosphoprotein 19a isoform X2, with translation MNGRACAVGRRCGGIRAGTEASAAMAEQHAAEMEDTVISPEKAEEAKLKLKYPKLGQKPGGSEFLRKRLQKDPKYFDSGDYNMAKAKIKNKQLSASGTDKNQVTGEHIPTPQDLPQRKPSLVASKLAV, from the exons ATGAATGGGCGCGCGTGCGCGGTGGGACGGCGGTGCGGAGGGATACGCGCGGGCACGGAGGCGAGCGCGGCCATGGCGGAGCAACACGCGGCG GAAATGGAGGACACAGTAATCAGTCCTGAAAAGGCCGAGGAAGCCAAGTTGAAGTTAAAATATCCAAAGTTGGGACAGAAACCTGGTGGATCAGAATTTCTGAGGAAGCGACTACAGAAAGAT CCCAAGTACTTTGACTCAGGAGATTACAATATGGCTAAAGCCAAAATCAAGAACAAGCAGCTGTCGGCCAGTGGAACAGACAAGAACCAAGTGACGGGAGAGCACATTCCCACTCCGCAAGACCTGCCTCAGAGGAAGCCTTCACTTGTCGCTAGCAAACTGGCTGTCTGA
- the arpp19a gene encoding cAMP-regulated phosphoprotein 19a isoform X1 translates to MAEQHAAVSRRGDAAAAARERQEMEDTVISPEKAEEAKLKLKYPKLGQKPGGSEFLRKRLQKDPKYFDSGDYNMAKAKIKNKQLSASGTDKNQVTGEHIPTPQDLPQRKPSLVASKLAV, encoded by the exons ATGGCGGAGCAACACGCGGCGGTGAGCAGGCGGGGGGACGCGGCGGCGGCGGCTCGAGAGCGGCAg GAAATGGAGGACACAGTAATCAGTCCTGAAAAGGCCGAGGAAGCCAAGTTGAAGTTAAAATATCCAAAGTTGGGACAGAAACCTGGTGGATCAGAATTTCTGAGGAAGCGACTACAGAAAGAT CCCAAGTACTTTGACTCAGGAGATTACAATATGGCTAAAGCCAAAATCAAGAACAAGCAGCTGTCGGCCAGTGGAACAGACAAGAACCAAGTGACGGGAGAGCACATTCCCACTCCGCAAGACCTGCCTCAGAGGAAGCCTTCACTTGTCGCTAGCAAACTGGCTGTCTGA
- the arpp19a gene encoding cAMP-regulated phosphoprotein 19a isoform X3 has translation MEDTVISPEKAEEAKLKLKYPKLGQKPGGSEFLRKRLQKDPKYFDSGDYNMAKAKIKNKQLSASGTDKNQVTGEHIPTPQDLPQRKPSLVASKLAV, from the exons ATGGAGGACACAGTAATCAGTCCTGAAAAGGCCGAGGAAGCCAAGTTGAAGTTAAAATATCCAAAGTTGGGACAGAAACCTGGTGGATCAGAATTTCTGAGGAAGCGACTACAGAAAGAT CCCAAGTACTTTGACTCAGGAGATTACAATATGGCTAAAGCCAAAATCAAGAACAAGCAGCTGTCGGCCAGTGGAACAGACAAGAACCAAGTGACGGGAGAGCACATTCCCACTCCGCAAGACCTGCCTCAGAGGAAGCCTTCACTTGTCGCTAGCAAACTGGCTGTCTGA